The stretch of DNA CAATCTTATTGAAAATATTGGATCTTATGGAAATAGTCCCTCTGGAATAAGCATCTCATCTGCAAAAGGTACTGTAATAATCGAAGGAAATTGGATTAAGAATACCTATCACAATTCGATTCAAGTTTTCAATCAGTCCAGTGGGAAATTGATAATTCAAAATAATCATCTTGAAAACTGGGATTATGACCAAGCCAATGGAGGCAGAGCATTCCGTTTTGATTACATAGATATTGATGAAATTAAAATCTATTTAAATTCATTTCAGAAAGTAGAACTTGATGGTGATGATCTAGGCAGCACATATCTAAAAATAACACACTCAAACACACACATATCTGCTTCTGGAAATTACTGGAATGGAACGAATCCGACGGTTGATACGTTTCCTATACTTTCCGAATGTGAATCTACAATTGAGATTAATTCCTGGTATACTCAATACGATCCAGAAAGCAACACACTCAGCGGATTAGAACCAGATATTCCGGGAGTTGTTCCAGATGTGCCTGATACACCTACTTTTCCTGATGTCCCAGATGTTCCTGTAACTCCTGAAGTGCCGGTGCCGGATGAAAATGGAAACATCGATATAGAGATTCCAAAAAGCGACATCGATAAAATCGTGGATGATGCAGTGTCTTCCGGCTCTGAATCAGTGACAATTACTGATGTCAGCGACATTGAAGATGTTTCATCAGTTACAATAGGCAAAGAGAATCTCCAAGAGATTTTGGATAAGATTGTCGCAGATGATTCAATATCTGAGGCAGTCGTGAAGCTTCCAGAAGGTTCAGTCTCAATCGGAAAGGATGTTCTGTCTTCGATACTTGAAACAACTGAAGAAAGCTCGATAACGATTAAGGTGTCAGATGCCAAAGATGAGCTGAATGAAAAGCAGAAGGAAGCAATAGGGGACAGGCCGGTATATGACATCACAATGCTGAAATGAAATGAGAAAATAACGAGTTTCAATGGTAAAACCATCACAGTTTCCCTGCCTTATGAACTAAAGGAAAATGAACTTCCAGACAACATTGTGGTCTATTATGTAAAAGACGATGGCAATACTGAAAAAATGAACTGTGTTTATAAAGATGGAAACGTATCTTTTGAAACCAGCCACCTGTCTTATTTTGCAATCTCTTACGAAGTGCCTGAACCAATGCCTGAAGAACCGGCAGGCAGCAGCAATGCGGTGTATTATGCAATTGCAGTCGTAGCAATCCTGATTGTAATAGCTGCAGCAGCATATTTCATCGTCAAGAGAAAACAATAACCACGCTGAACTCAATGAAGTCAGCAAACCACTTTCTTTATTTTTATAATTAAATTATTTTTATGCCAATATCTGCGAATAACGTTAATACTATGTGAATCATTATATGAGCCATGTCTTTAGAAAATGGTATCAGAATTGTTGCAGACCTTATGGAAGTGGCTGCCAGAACAGCACCCAAGGCTGTGGGCAAGGATTTCATAGAGGTGAAGATTCTTACAGATGAGGAAAAAGAAAAACTGGGCAGCGAGATGGTGGCTATGGCAAAAGAGAAGGGACCTGGCTACGAGAGGGACGGCAATAACGTTCTTAATTCAGATGCGGTAGTGCTGATCGGCCTCCTGCCTCACAAGGGAGTAGGGCTGAACTGCGGAGCCTGCGGCTGTGACTCCTGCTCAGAGTTCAACGAACACCATACAACAATTGAATTTGACGGTCCGAATTGTTCCATCAGAATGCTGGATTTGGGCATCGCCTTAGGATCTGCAGCTAAAATAGCTTCAGAACTGAATGTGGACAACCGCATTATGTACAGGATAGGAGCGGCGGCAAAGCGGTTAGGTATGACAGAGGCAAACATTACACAGGGAATACCGATCTCAGCAACAGGCAAGAACATCTTCTTCGACAGGTCCTGAAGAAAGATTGATGCAGGTGCAGGTCAAAATAGTCTAGAGTGGACCTGATTGCTATCCTCCCGCAGATCGTAACAATGCCGGGAGCAATAGCTATACTTTATTTTGAAAGGGACAATCCGCGCTCGGCAGTGCTCTGGCTTTTCCTGATGCTGATTTATGCTCCTGCCGGGCTGCTGCTGTACATTTTCTACGGATACAGCATGAGGCTCAGCCGGCCAGGTTTAAGAAAAAAAGAGCGCGCAGACATGTTCCGACTGGGGGCGGTATCGAAGCAGAAGCAGCTTTGTGACGGAACCTGCTCCCTAAAATGCGGCGAGCTGGAACATTACGATAATCTTGTTGAACTGCTCAGATCAGCAGGTGCAGAGTTGACTGCAGGCAATGAAGTAACGATTATGAATTCTGGTGAGGAAAAATTCAGAGCATTGTTTGAGGATATAAGACAGGCCAGAAGCCATGTTCATTTGGAGTATTACATAATCAGAAAGGATAAACTGGGAGAGAGGCTGATCGATTTATTGTGTGAGAAAGCCTCGGAAGGGGTGAAGGTATGCCTGCTGACCGACGGCTTCGGAACCGTCCTGAAACGTTCAGATATCAAAAGGCTGAAAGAGTCGGGAGCCGAATTGGCTTCTTTCTTCCCTTCTCTGCTGCGGCACATCCCTTTATTCAATGCCAGATTCAATCACAGGAATCACAGAAAAATAGCAGTCATCGATGGAGAAATAGGATATGTCGGAGGATACAACATCGGCGATGAGTATCTGGGAAACGGTCCCTTTGGGAAGTGGAGAGACACTCATCTGAGAATCAGAGGGGGAGCGGTGCATGACCTGCAGATCAGATTCATGCTTGACTGGGACTTTGCAGCCCACACGGGTCTGGAAGCCTCAAAGATCTATTTTCCCAAGAGTCCGGAGGCAGACGGATCGCCGGTGCAGATAGTCTCCGGAGGACCGGACCGCAAGAGAAGCCATATTCAGGAGGCGTACCTCAAACTGATTGCATCAGCAAAAAACAGAGTGTATCTGCAGACGCCTTATTTCATTCCCAATGAAAGTCTTCTTGATGCTCTGAAGTCGGCAGCTTTGTCAGGTGTAGACGTCAGAATCATGATTCCTGAAAAAATAGATCATATCTTCGTGCACTGGGCCAATCTTTCCTTTTTAGGCGAGCTGATAAGATACGGGGTAAAGGCATACATCTACAAAGACGGGTTTCTGCATGCTAAGACAATCGTTGTGGATGGAGAGGTTGCTTCGATCGGCAGTGCAAACTGGGATATCAGGAGCATGGAGCTCAACTTCGAGACGAATGCTGTGATATACTGTAAGAAAACCGCGATCCAGCAGGAAAAGGCCTTTTTTGAAGATATAAACTCCTGCTATGAATGGACTGAAGAAATGTATGCTCAACGAACTTATATGATGAGGCTTAAGTCAGGCATCTCCAGGCTGTTCTCGCCTCTGCTGTGATTATACGATCTCCACCCCTTCGTCTTTAAATC from Candidatus Methanomassiliicoccus intestinalis Issoire-Mx1 encodes:
- a CDS encoding ferredoxin domain-containing protein, with translation MSLENGIRIVADLMEVAARTAPKAVGKDFIEVKILTDEEKEKLGSEMVAMAKEKGPGYERDGNNVLNSDAVVLIGLLPHKGVGLNCGACGCDSCSEFNEHHTTIEFDGPNCSIRMLDLGIALGSAAKIASELNVDNRIMYRIGAAAKRLGMTEANITQGIPISATGKNIFFDRS
- the cls gene encoding cardiolipin synthase, with protein sequence MDLIAILPQIVTMPGAIAILYFERDNPRSAVLWLFLMLIYAPAGLLLYIFYGYSMRLSRPGLRKKERADMFRLGAVSKQKQLCDGTCSLKCGELEHYDNLVELLRSAGAELTAGNEVTIMNSGEEKFRALFEDIRQARSHVHLEYYIIRKDKLGERLIDLLCEKASEGVKVCLLTDGFGTVLKRSDIKRLKESGAELASFFPSLLRHIPLFNARFNHRNHRKIAVIDGEIGYVGGYNIGDEYLGNGPFGKWRDTHLRIRGGAVHDLQIRFMLDWDFAAHTGLEASKIYFPKSPEADGSPVQIVSGGPDRKRSHIQEAYLKLIASAKNRVYLQTPYFIPNESLLDALKSAALSGVDVRIMIPEKIDHIFVHWANLSFLGELIRYGVKAYIYKDGFLHAKTIVVDGEVASIGSANWDIRSMELNFETNAVIYCKKTAIQQEKAFFEDINSCYEWTEEMYAQRTYMMRLKSGISRLFSPLL